From Pan troglodytes isolate AG18354 chromosome 9, NHGRI_mPanTro3-v2.0_pri, whole genome shotgun sequence, the proteins below share one genomic window:
- the C11H11orf86 gene encoding uncharacterized protein C11orf86 homolog, whose product MGGGTGPPQRASVLLRGQSSPVPAASGAMGTGLRSQSLREPRPSYGKLQEPWGRPQEGQLRRALSLRQGQEKSRSQGLERGTEGPDATAQERVPGSLGDTEQLIQAQRRGSRWWLRRYQQQVRRRWESFVAIFPSVTLSQPASP is encoded by the exons atgggtggAGGCACTGGGCCACCTCAGAGGGCCAGTGTCTTGCTGAGGGGCCAGAGCAGTCCTGTGCCTGCAGCCTCCGGAGCCATGGGAACAGGGCTGCGAAGTCAGTCCTTGCGAGAGCCCCGACCCTCCTATGGAAAGCTGCAGGAGCCCTGGGGGAGGCCCCAGGAGGGCCAACTCCGCAGGGCGCTAAGCCTCAGACAGGGGCAAGAGAAGTCCAGGTCCCAGGGCCTCGAGAGAGGCACAGAAGGGCCAGATGCCACTGCCCAGGAGCGGGTGCCGGGGAGCCTGGGGGACACAGAGCAGCTGATCCAAGCCCAGCGAAGAGGCAGCCGGTGGTGGCTGAGGCGGTACCAACAG CAGGTAAGAAGAAGGTGGGAGAGCTTTGTCGCCATCTTCCCCAGCGTGACTCTGAGTCAGCCGGCCTCCCCGTAG